From a single Nicotiana tomentosiformis chromosome 2, ASM39032v3, whole genome shotgun sequence genomic region:
- the LOC104085395 gene encoding protein ROOT PRIMORDIUM DEFECTIVE 1 has protein sequence MLTQLFSKLNHKPPTITTILLLLRRKTTSAEYVASRNRDPTFEKLMDKYKNLFKVISIQNLILGSTTNTAAAPPAVSVDILNRLSQRLHLNRGATHFLRKYPHIFHIFHHPTKLQPFCTLTESALKITQQEAATTNASLPLVINRLVRMLSMSVTKTLPLRAIFKVFRELGLPDDFEDSVILKKSNLFALVDSGIEPNTHLLKLVGDVIPKSELVAAVDNWRVMECCKEDRGVDRNEILYSFKHSYPPGMKLRRSFKAKVKEWEKLKYVGPYEAVEIGEKRKSKIGMMEMEKRAVGIVHEFLSLTVEKMVEVEKISHFRKWFGIDLNIRDLFLDHPGIFYLSTKGYRHTVFLREAYERGCLIEPNPVYEARRKLLDLVILGRRGLSRGHSEPTSVRQGDDGIEELKTDSDED, from the coding sequence ATGCTGACCCAACTCTTCTCTAAACTAAACCATAAACCACCCACCATAACCACCATCCTCCTCCTCCTCCGCCGGAAAACCACCTCAGCTGAATACGTAGCCTCGAGAAACCGAGACCCCACTTTCGAAAAACTCATGGACAAATACAAAAACCTCTTCAAAGTCATCTCAATTCAAAACCTCATCCTCGGTTCTACCACCAACACCGCCGCCGCACCCCCCGCCGTGTCCGTTGACATCCTCAACCGCTTATCTCAGCGCCTCCATCTCAACCGCGGCGCCACCCATTTCCTCCGTAAGTACCCCCACATCTTCCACATTTTCCACCACCCCACCAAATTACAACCCTTTTGTACACTCACTGAATCCGccctcaaaatcacccaacaagaAGCTGCAACTACCAATGCTTCTTTACCACTTGTAATCAACCGTTTAGTGCGTATGTTGTCTATGTCAGTGACTAAAACACTGCCCCTTAGAGCCATTTTCAAGGTATTTAGGGAACTTGGTTTGCCTGATGATTTTGAGGACAGTGTAATCTTGAAAAAGTCTAATCTTTTTGCACTCGTTGATAGTGGGATTGAACCAAACACTCATTTGTTGAAACTTGTTGGGGATGTAATACCAAAAAGTGAGTTAGTTGCAGCTGTTGATAATTGGAGGGTAATGGAGTGTTGTAAAGAGGATCGTGGGGTTGATAGGAATGAGATTTTGTATAGTTTTAAGCATAGTTATCCACCAGGGATGAAGTTGAGGAGGAGTTTTAAGGCAAAGGTTAAGGAATGGGAAAAGTTGAAGTACGTGGGGCCGTACGAAGCGGTGGAGATTGGGGAGAAGAGGAAGAGTAAGATTGGGATGATGGAGATGGAGAAAAGAGCAGTTGGGATTGTTCATGAGTTTTTGAGTTTGACAGTTGAGAAAATGGTTGAGGTAGAGAAGATTAGTCATTTTAGGAAGTGGTTTGGGATTGATTTGAATATAAGGGACTTGTTTTTGGATCATCCGGGGATATTTTATTTGTCGACAAAAGGGTATAGGCATACAGTTTTTTTGAGGGAGGCTTATGAAAGGGGATGCTTGATTGAACCGAACCCGGTGTATGAGGCTAGGAGGAAGCTTCTTGATCTTGTTATTTTGGGACGGCGTGGATTGTCTAGAGGTCACTCTGAGCCAACGAGCGTGAGACAGGGTGACGATGGTATTGAAGAGTTGAAGACTGATTCAGATGAAGATTGA
- the LOC104085394 gene encoding uncharacterized protein, with protein sequence MEWPSTSWNVFGSAKTNINMIEQAKQELEILEDQHPNNFEYLKLELRSFISFLESNNSDSVPSTSAATQESSSNRKRKNESYGSQGNQEPKKKLQKVVLDPVSCTKRSRIDVVLERAQACLQKIQRFKLQNQ encoded by the exons ATGGAATGGCCATCAACATCATGGAATGTGTTTGGTTCAGCAAAAACGAACATTAATATGATAGAGCAAGCAAAACAAGAACTGGAAATTTTGGAAGATCAGCACCCAAACAACTTTGAGTATCTGAAGTTGGAGCTCAGATCCTTCATCTCTTTTCTTGAATCCAACAACTCTGATTCTGTTCCTTCAACCTCTGCTGCTACTCAAG AGTCATCAAGCAACAGGAAGAGGAAAAATGAAAGCTATGGTAGTCAGGGAAATCAAGAACCCAAGAAGAAACTGCAAAAAGTAGTGCTGGATCCTGTGAGTTGTACTAAGAGGAGTAGGATTGATGTTGTCTTGGAAAGAGCTCAGGCGTGTCTTCAGAAAATTCAACGGTTCAAACTTCAAAACCAGTAA
- the LOC104107807 gene encoding ATP-dependent zinc metalloprotease FTSH 6, chloroplastic — protein sequence MKMSPALSLSVIQFPLCKSQDLSKDTDNPKIFSKETPCQKSYSDTRINRRKLLSGSGLSLVAGTLAKPARAETEAPIEATSSRMSYSRFLEYLNEGAVKKVDFFESSAVAEIFNPALNKVQRVKVQLPGLPPELVRKLREKDVDFAAHLPEMNVIGPLLDLLGNLAFPLILLGSLLLGSSSSNTPGGPNLPFGLGRSKAKFQMEPNTGVTFDDVAGVDDAKQDFQEIVEFLKTPEKFAAVGAKIPKGVLLVGPPGTGKTLLAKAIAGEAEVPFLSLSGSEFVEMFVGVGASRVRDLFNKAKENSPCLVFIDEIDAVGRQRGTGIGGGNDEREQTLNQLLTEMDGFTGNTGVIVIAATNRPEILDQALLRPGRFDRQVSVGLPDIRGREEILKVHSNNKKLGKDVSPSVIAMRTPGFSGADLANLMNEAAILAGRRGKDKITSKEIDDSIDRIVAGMEGTKMTDGKNKILVAYHEVGHGVCATLTPGHDAVQKVTLIPRGQARGLTWFIPGEDPTLISKQQLFARIVGGLGGRAAEEIIFGEAEITTGAAGDLQQITQIARQMVTMFGMSEIGPWALTDPATQSGDVVLRMLARNQMSEKLAEDIDVSVRHIIERAYEIAKNHIRNNREAIDKLVDVLLEKETLTGDEFRAILSEFTNIPSANINSKPIRELIEA from the exons ATGAAAATGTCCCCTGCCCTTTCTTTGTCTGTCATTCAATTTCCCCTATGCAAATCCCAAGATCTTTCTAAGGATACTGACAATCCTAAAATCTTTAGTAAAGAAACCCCATGTCAAAAATCATATTCAGACACCAGAATAAATAGGAGGAAGCTGTTGAGTGGTAGTGGTTTGAGCCTTGTAGCAGGGACTTTGGCTAAACCAGCAAGAGCAGAAACTGAAGCACCAATTGAAGCAACTTCAAGTAGAATGTCATATTCAAGATTCTTGGAATACTTGAATGAAGGTGCTGTGAAAAAAGTTGATTTTTTTGAGAGTAGTGCTGTTGCTGAGATATTCAATCCTGCTCTTAACAAAGTCCAGAGAGTTAAAGTTCAGTTGCCAGGATTGCCACCAGAATTGGTGAGAAAACTTAGAGAGAAGGATGTAGATTTTGCTGCTCATCTCCCTGAGATGAATGTCATAGGACCACTTCTTGATTTACTTGGGAATTTAGCTTTTCCATTGATATTGCTTGGCTCTTTGCTGTTGGGAAGCTCTTCTTCAAATACTCCTGGAGGGCCAAACTTGCCTTTTGGATTAGGAAG GAGCAAAGCAAAATTCCAGATGGAACCAAATACAGGAGTAACATTTGATGATGTGGCTGGGGTAGATGATGCAAAGCAAGATTTTCAAGAGATTGTTGAGTTCTTGAAAACCCCAGAAAAGTTTGCAGCAGTTGGGGCAAAGATACCAAAGGGAGTTCTCTTAGTAGGGCCACCAGGGACAGGGAAGACATTGCTAGCTAAGGCGATCGCCGGAGAAGCAGAGGTTCCATTCTTATCTCTCTCTGGTTCAGAGTTTGTTGAGATGTTTGTTGGTGTGGGAGCTTCTAGAGTTAGGGACTTATTCAACAAGGCAAAGGAAAATTCACCTTGTTTAGTCTTTATTGATGAGATTGATGCTGTTGGGAGGCAAAGAGGAACTGGTATTGGCGGTGGAAATGATGAAAGAGAGCAGACACTTAATCAACTTCTCACTGAAATGGATGGTTTCACTGGAAACACTGGAGTCATTGTCATTGCTGCCACTAATAGGCCTGAAATTCTTGATCAAGCTTTGCTTCGACCTGGAAGATTTGATAGACAG GTAAGTGTTGGACTGCCTGATATAAGAGGAAGGGAAGAAATATTGAAGGTTCATAGTAACAACAAGAAGCTTGGTAAAGATGTGTCTCCAAGTGTTATTGCAATGAGAACTCCAGGATTCAGTGGTGCAGATCTTGCAAACCTCATGAATGAAGCTGCTATTCTAGCTGGAAGAAGAGGAAAAGATAAGATTACCTCGAAAGAGATTGATGATTCCATCGATAGAATTGTTGCTGGAATGGAAGGAACCAAGATGACAGATGGCAAAAACAAGATTTTGGTAGCATATCATGAAGTTGGACATGGTGTCTGCGC GACATTGACCCCTGGCCATGATGCAGTACAGAAAGTTACATTGATCCCAAGAGGGCAAGCTCGCGGTCTTACATGGTTTATTCCTGGTGAAGATCCAACCTTGATATCTAAGCAGCAACTTTTTGCTAGAATAGTTGGAGGCTTAGGAGGTAGAGCAGCAGAGGAAATAATTTTTGGTGAAGCAGAAATCACTACTGGTGCAGCCGGAGACTTGCAACAAATAACTCAAATAGCAAGACAG ATGGTGACAATGTTCGGGATGTCTGAGATAGGACCATGGGCGTTAACAGATCCAGCAACACAGAGTGGTGATGTGGTGCTGAGAATGCTGGCGAGGAATCAAATGTCAGAGAAACTAGCAGAAGACATTGATGTATCGGTAAGGCACATAATTGAGAGAGCATATGAAATTGCAAAGAACCACATAAGGAACAACAGGGAGGCAATCGACAAATTAGTGGACGTGCTGCTAGAAAAGGAGACTCTTACAGGAGATGAATTCAGAGCTATACTCTCTGAATTCACTAATATCCCATCAGCTAACATAAACAGCAAACCAATTAGAGAACTGATTGAGGCCTAA
- the LOC104107808 gene encoding uncharacterized protein, protein MCLVFVCDEDERVLQRQAAPGACPYCGGLVQALDMESQWRFCFVPLYFKTKRRYYCTLCTRRLIIQ, encoded by the coding sequence ATGTGTTTGGTGTTTGTATGTGATGAAGATGAGAGGGTATTACAAAGACAGGCAGCTCCAGGAGCATGTCCTTACTGTGGAGGGTTGGTTCAAGCCTTAGACATGGAGAGCCAGTGGAGATTCTGCTTTGTCCCTCTTTATTTCAAGACTAAGCGCAGATATTATTGTACCCTTTGCACCAGGCGTCTCATCATCCAATAA
- the LOC104107809 gene encoding probable metal-nicotianamine transporter YSL7 isoform X1, translating into MAMDRSNSVNRKKNDDTQIEGEALDSVERIFESKEVPSWQSQLTLRAFVVSFILGVLFTFIVMKLNLTTGIIPSLNVSAGLLGFFFVKTWTRLLEKSGFLKQPFTRQENTVIQTCVVATSGIAFSGGFGSYLFGMSEVVAKQAVEANNAANIKNPSLGWMIGFLFVVSFLGLFSVVPLRKIMIIDFKLTYPSGTATAHLINSFHTPQGAKLAKKQVKALGKFFTFSFLWGFFQWFFTAGDDCGFASFPTFGLKAYENRFYFDFSATYVGVGMICPYLINISLLLGSILSWGIMWPLIQDRKGHWYPADESPASFHGLQGYKVFIAIAMILGDGLYNFCKVLGRTLYGLYMQLRIKNEGAVLPVGARPSPPEPSMSFDDQRRTELFLKDQIPTWVAIVGYVGIAVISIITLPHIFHQLKWYHIIVIYIFAPVLAFCNAYGCGLTDWSLASTYGKLAIFTIGAWAGAAHGGVLAGLAACGVMMNIVSTASDLSQDFKTGYMTLASPRSMFISQIIGTAMGCVISPCVFWLFLKAFHSLGTPGSAYPAPYALVFRSMSIIGVEGFSALPKHCLTLCYIFFVGAIVINGIRDLVGKNKAKYIPLPMAMAIPFYLGSYFTIDMCLGSLILFVWSKINKAKADAFGPAVASGLICGDGVWTLPSSILALAGVKPPICMKFLSRKDNTRVDSFLNS; encoded by the exons ATGGCTATGGATAGATCCAACAGTGTAAACAGAAAGAAAAATGATGACACCCAAATAGAAGGAGAGGCTTTAGACTCTGTAGAAAGGATCTTTGAGTCCAAAGAAGTGCCTTCATGGCAAAGCCAGTTAACTTTGAGGGCATTTGTTGTGAGTTTCATATTGGGAGTTCTTTTCACTTTCATTGTCATGAAGCTGAATCTCACCACTGGTATTATCCCTTCCCTCAATGTTTCTGCGGGTCTTTTGGGGTTCTTTTTCGTCAAGACTTGGACTAGACTTCTTGAGAAATCTGGGTTTCTCAAGCAACCTTTCACTCGCCAAGAAAACACTGTCATTCAGACCTGTGTTGTTGCTACTTCCGGCATTGCCTTTAGCG GAGGTTTTGGAAGCTATCTGTTTGGCATGAGTGAAGTTGTTGCCAAACAAGCAGTTGAAGCTAATAATGCAGCTAATATTAAGAACCCCTCTTTGGGATGGATGATAGGGTTTCTTTTTGTTGTTAGCTTTCTTGGGCTTTTCTCAGTGGTTCCTCTTCGTAAG ATTATGATCATAGACTTCAAACTGACTTATCCAAGTGGCACCGCAACTGCTCACCTTATCAACAGTTTCCACACCCCACAAGGAGCAAAGTTAGCAAA GAAACAAGTTAAAGCTCTGGGAAAGTTCTTCACCTTCAGCTTCCTATGGGGTTTCTTCCAATGGTTTTTCACTGCTGGGGATGACTGTGGATTTGCAAGTTTTCCCACGTTTGGTCTTAAAGCCTATGAGAACAG GTTCTACTTTGACTTTTCAGCAACATATGTTGGTGTAGGGATGATATGTCCTTATCTAATTAACATCTCTTTGCTACTTGGATCTATCCTTTCTTGGGGTATAATGTGGCCTCTAATTCAGGACAGAAAGGGTCATTGGTACCCTGCAGATGAGAGTCCCGCCAGCTTTCACGGCTTGCAGGGCTATAAG GTCTTCATAGCAATAGCCATGATCCTTGGTGATGGTCTCTACAATTTCTGTAAGGTACTTGGACGAACATTATATGGTTTGTATATGCAATTGCGCATTAAAAATGAAGGTGCGGTTTTGCCAGTTGGCGCTCGTCCATCTCCTCCGGAGCCTTCCATGTCTTTTGATGACCAGCGGCGAACAGAGCTTTTCCTCAAGGATCAAATCCCGACATGGGTTGCCATAGTGGGTTATGTTGGCATTGCGGTCATCTCCATTATAACACTTCCACACATTTTCCATCAACTTAAGTGGTACCACATCATAGTGATTTATATTTTTGCACCAGTACTAGCTTTCTGCAATGCTTACGGTTGTGGTCTCACGGACTGGTCATTGGCGTCCACTTATGGGAAGCTGGCAATCTTCACAATTGGTGCATGGGCCGGGGCTGCTCACGGAGGGGTTCTTGCTGGACTTGCTGCTTGTGGTGTCATGATGAACATAGTTTCCACTGCATCCGACCTATCACAGGACTTCAAGACTGGTTATATGACATTGGCTTCCCCTCGGTCCATGTTCATAAGCCAGATCATTGGCACAGCAATGGGTTGTGTCATCTCCCCATGTGTATTTTGGCTCTTCCTTAAGGCATTCCACAGCTTAGGTACCCCAGGTTCAGCATACCCTGCCCCTTATGCGCTGGTGTTTCGTAGCATGTCTATCATAGGAGTTGAAGGTTTCTCAGCTCTGCCAAAGCACTGCCTCACCCTTTGCTATATATTCTTCGTTGGAGCTATCGTGATCAATGGCATCAGAGATCTCGTGGGAAAGAACAAGGCAAAATACATTCCTCTCCCAATGGCCATGGCCATTCCCTTCTATCTTGGCTCCTACTTTACTATTGATATGTGTCTCGGGAGCTTGATATTGTTCGTTTGGTCAAAGATAAACAAGGCCAAGGCTGATGCATTTGGACCTGCCGTGGCTTCTGGATTGATTTGTGGTGACGGGGTCTGGACTTTACCCAGTTCAATACTAGCTTTGGCAGGAGTGAAACCACCCATTTGCATGAAGTTTCTATCTAGGAAGGATAACACCAGGGTCGATAGTTTCTTAAATTCTTGA
- the LOC104107809 gene encoding probable metal-nicotianamine transporter YSL7 isoform X2 codes for MGRGFGSYLFGMSEVVAKQAVEANNAANIKNPSLGWMIGFLFVVSFLGLFSVVPLRKIMIIDFKLTYPSGTATAHLINSFHTPQGAKLAKKQVKALGKFFTFSFLWGFFQWFFTAGDDCGFASFPTFGLKAYENRFYFDFSATYVGVGMICPYLINISLLLGSILSWGIMWPLIQDRKGHWYPADESPASFHGLQGYKVFIAIAMILGDGLYNFCKVLGRTLYGLYMQLRIKNEGAVLPVGARPSPPEPSMSFDDQRRTELFLKDQIPTWVAIVGYVGIAVISIITLPHIFHQLKWYHIIVIYIFAPVLAFCNAYGCGLTDWSLASTYGKLAIFTIGAWAGAAHGGVLAGLAACGVMMNIVSTASDLSQDFKTGYMTLASPRSMFISQIIGTAMGCVISPCVFWLFLKAFHSLGTPGSAYPAPYALVFRSMSIIGVEGFSALPKHCLTLCYIFFVGAIVINGIRDLVGKNKAKYIPLPMAMAIPFYLGSYFTIDMCLGSLILFVWSKINKAKADAFGPAVASGLICGDGVWTLPSSILALAGVKPPICMKFLSRKDNTRVDSFLNS; via the exons ATGGGAA GAGGTTTTGGAAGCTATCTGTTTGGCATGAGTGAAGTTGTTGCCAAACAAGCAGTTGAAGCTAATAATGCAGCTAATATTAAGAACCCCTCTTTGGGATGGATGATAGGGTTTCTTTTTGTTGTTAGCTTTCTTGGGCTTTTCTCAGTGGTTCCTCTTCGTAAG ATTATGATCATAGACTTCAAACTGACTTATCCAAGTGGCACCGCAACTGCTCACCTTATCAACAGTTTCCACACCCCACAAGGAGCAAAGTTAGCAAA GAAACAAGTTAAAGCTCTGGGAAAGTTCTTCACCTTCAGCTTCCTATGGGGTTTCTTCCAATGGTTTTTCACTGCTGGGGATGACTGTGGATTTGCAAGTTTTCCCACGTTTGGTCTTAAAGCCTATGAGAACAG GTTCTACTTTGACTTTTCAGCAACATATGTTGGTGTAGGGATGATATGTCCTTATCTAATTAACATCTCTTTGCTACTTGGATCTATCCTTTCTTGGGGTATAATGTGGCCTCTAATTCAGGACAGAAAGGGTCATTGGTACCCTGCAGATGAGAGTCCCGCCAGCTTTCACGGCTTGCAGGGCTATAAG GTCTTCATAGCAATAGCCATGATCCTTGGTGATGGTCTCTACAATTTCTGTAAGGTACTTGGACGAACATTATATGGTTTGTATATGCAATTGCGCATTAAAAATGAAGGTGCGGTTTTGCCAGTTGGCGCTCGTCCATCTCCTCCGGAGCCTTCCATGTCTTTTGATGACCAGCGGCGAACAGAGCTTTTCCTCAAGGATCAAATCCCGACATGGGTTGCCATAGTGGGTTATGTTGGCATTGCGGTCATCTCCATTATAACACTTCCACACATTTTCCATCAACTTAAGTGGTACCACATCATAGTGATTTATATTTTTGCACCAGTACTAGCTTTCTGCAATGCTTACGGTTGTGGTCTCACGGACTGGTCATTGGCGTCCACTTATGGGAAGCTGGCAATCTTCACAATTGGTGCATGGGCCGGGGCTGCTCACGGAGGGGTTCTTGCTGGACTTGCTGCTTGTGGTGTCATGATGAACATAGTTTCCACTGCATCCGACCTATCACAGGACTTCAAGACTGGTTATATGACATTGGCTTCCCCTCGGTCCATGTTCATAAGCCAGATCATTGGCACAGCAATGGGTTGTGTCATCTCCCCATGTGTATTTTGGCTCTTCCTTAAGGCATTCCACAGCTTAGGTACCCCAGGTTCAGCATACCCTGCCCCTTATGCGCTGGTGTTTCGTAGCATGTCTATCATAGGAGTTGAAGGTTTCTCAGCTCTGCCAAAGCACTGCCTCACCCTTTGCTATATATTCTTCGTTGGAGCTATCGTGATCAATGGCATCAGAGATCTCGTGGGAAAGAACAAGGCAAAATACATTCCTCTCCCAATGGCCATGGCCATTCCCTTCTATCTTGGCTCCTACTTTACTATTGATATGTGTCTCGGGAGCTTGATATTGTTCGTTTGGTCAAAGATAAACAAGGCCAAGGCTGATGCATTTGGACCTGCCGTGGCTTCTGGATTGATTTGTGGTGACGGGGTCTGGACTTTACCCAGTTCAATACTAGCTTTGGCAGGAGTGAAACCACCCATTTGCATGAAGTTTCTATCTAGGAAGGATAACACCAGGGTCGATAGTTTCTTAAATTCTTGA
- the LOC104107809 gene encoding probable metal-nicotianamine transporter YSL7 isoform X3 has product MSEVVAKQAVEANNAANIKNPSLGWMIGFLFVVSFLGLFSVVPLRKIMIIDFKLTYPSGTATAHLINSFHTPQGAKLAKKQVKALGKFFTFSFLWGFFQWFFTAGDDCGFASFPTFGLKAYENRFYFDFSATYVGVGMICPYLINISLLLGSILSWGIMWPLIQDRKGHWYPADESPASFHGLQGYKVFIAIAMILGDGLYNFCKVLGRTLYGLYMQLRIKNEGAVLPVGARPSPPEPSMSFDDQRRTELFLKDQIPTWVAIVGYVGIAVISIITLPHIFHQLKWYHIIVIYIFAPVLAFCNAYGCGLTDWSLASTYGKLAIFTIGAWAGAAHGGVLAGLAACGVMMNIVSTASDLSQDFKTGYMTLASPRSMFISQIIGTAMGCVISPCVFWLFLKAFHSLGTPGSAYPAPYALVFRSMSIIGVEGFSALPKHCLTLCYIFFVGAIVINGIRDLVGKNKAKYIPLPMAMAIPFYLGSYFTIDMCLGSLILFVWSKINKAKADAFGPAVASGLICGDGVWTLPSSILALAGVKPPICMKFLSRKDNTRVDSFLNS; this is encoded by the exons ATGAGTGAAGTTGTTGCCAAACAAGCAGTTGAAGCTAATAATGCAGCTAATATTAAGAACCCCTCTTTGGGATGGATGATAGGGTTTCTTTTTGTTGTTAGCTTTCTTGGGCTTTTCTCAGTGGTTCCTCTTCGTAAG ATTATGATCATAGACTTCAAACTGACTTATCCAAGTGGCACCGCAACTGCTCACCTTATCAACAGTTTCCACACCCCACAAGGAGCAAAGTTAGCAAA GAAACAAGTTAAAGCTCTGGGAAAGTTCTTCACCTTCAGCTTCCTATGGGGTTTCTTCCAATGGTTTTTCACTGCTGGGGATGACTGTGGATTTGCAAGTTTTCCCACGTTTGGTCTTAAAGCCTATGAGAACAG GTTCTACTTTGACTTTTCAGCAACATATGTTGGTGTAGGGATGATATGTCCTTATCTAATTAACATCTCTTTGCTACTTGGATCTATCCTTTCTTGGGGTATAATGTGGCCTCTAATTCAGGACAGAAAGGGTCATTGGTACCCTGCAGATGAGAGTCCCGCCAGCTTTCACGGCTTGCAGGGCTATAAG GTCTTCATAGCAATAGCCATGATCCTTGGTGATGGTCTCTACAATTTCTGTAAGGTACTTGGACGAACATTATATGGTTTGTATATGCAATTGCGCATTAAAAATGAAGGTGCGGTTTTGCCAGTTGGCGCTCGTCCATCTCCTCCGGAGCCTTCCATGTCTTTTGATGACCAGCGGCGAACAGAGCTTTTCCTCAAGGATCAAATCCCGACATGGGTTGCCATAGTGGGTTATGTTGGCATTGCGGTCATCTCCATTATAACACTTCCACACATTTTCCATCAACTTAAGTGGTACCACATCATAGTGATTTATATTTTTGCACCAGTACTAGCTTTCTGCAATGCTTACGGTTGTGGTCTCACGGACTGGTCATTGGCGTCCACTTATGGGAAGCTGGCAATCTTCACAATTGGTGCATGGGCCGGGGCTGCTCACGGAGGGGTTCTTGCTGGACTTGCTGCTTGTGGTGTCATGATGAACATAGTTTCCACTGCATCCGACCTATCACAGGACTTCAAGACTGGTTATATGACATTGGCTTCCCCTCGGTCCATGTTCATAAGCCAGATCATTGGCACAGCAATGGGTTGTGTCATCTCCCCATGTGTATTTTGGCTCTTCCTTAAGGCATTCCACAGCTTAGGTACCCCAGGTTCAGCATACCCTGCCCCTTATGCGCTGGTGTTTCGTAGCATGTCTATCATAGGAGTTGAAGGTTTCTCAGCTCTGCCAAAGCACTGCCTCACCCTTTGCTATATATTCTTCGTTGGAGCTATCGTGATCAATGGCATCAGAGATCTCGTGGGAAAGAACAAGGCAAAATACATTCCTCTCCCAATGGCCATGGCCATTCCCTTCTATCTTGGCTCCTACTTTACTATTGATATGTGTCTCGGGAGCTTGATATTGTTCGTTTGGTCAAAGATAAACAAGGCCAAGGCTGATGCATTTGGACCTGCCGTGGCTTCTGGATTGATTTGTGGTGACGGGGTCTGGACTTTACCCAGTTCAATACTAGCTTTGGCAGGAGTGAAACCACCCATTTGCATGAAGTTTCTATCTAGGAAGGATAACACCAGGGTCGATAGTTTCTTAAATTCTTGA